DNA from Spartinivicinus poritis:
TCAACAACAGCAGCCACCTCACTTGCTTCGCTACTATCAATCTGAATAGAACCGTAATTGGTTTGAATGGAAAACCCCTGTTTCATATCAGGTACTTGTTTTGCTAAGGAATACTTTATTGAATTAGCTTCGTTTTTCTTATCTGCGTCCCGCTTAGCCTTTATTGCTAGTTGCTGAATGATGCTCATATTTAATCCTTTATTTCTTGTCTAAATTTATTAGGCGGCTTCACTTTTATTCTCTTCTAGCCATTTAGCAGCAGCCCATTGAGCGCAAGATGTCACCCATGAAACACTCCTTGCTTCGACCAAAAAACCTCCATCAAACCACTCTGGGTCTATGTCATCCCAGTGCGTATCACGAATAATTTGGTAAAGTTCATGCTCATCTGGCGTATAATCGTGATCTCTTAAATGATCACTCATGTTATAGATAATTTCTAAGTTTTCTTCGCTAACTTCTATTTGATTTAACCACTCTGGGTACTCTTCGTTTTCAATGTATTCATCAGGCAAGTAAAGTTTTTCTAGGACATCTAACCACAGAAATTCGATAGCTAGCTGTAATTTTTCTGGTTTGCTTTCATCAATTTCTGAAGGAGGTATAAGCTCTTCAGGAAAATATTTACTATTAATATTTTCTAGCTCTAATAGATCGTAAATCAGATTATACACATACTCTGCTAACGCATAGTTATTTACTTCTTTTTTATTTCTATACGCATCATCTAGTTTTTCAAACCCATAACTAGAACAACCATAACCCGCTAAAAACTTTAGCCCTCGACCAACTGTATACAAAACTTCTCCAATATCGCCACTAACAGTGATGCAGGTTGGAGCTAATATAATGTCAAAGCCGTTGATCCATGTGCCAGGCTGTTGGCATCGGTAAATCTGGGCATGCTTAGTATTAGCAAATTCAGTAACTTGATGTTTTGAAAAATCACGTTTTATCTGTTTTTCAATTTCATTAGTGCGCACTGCAGGTGGTTGAAGCCTCATAATATTCCCTTTTTTAGACAATAAGATACCGTGACTCAAAACTGAGCGATTAAAAACTAATTTTTAATTAACTTAAAATATTGCTGGTTCTACTAATAATTTATGCCGGGTTTTATCAAGCACATACCGCATACGACAGCGCAAGCTATTATGAATAGCTAAATCAGCTTGATATTTTTCGGTTATTTTATCCCACATCAAATCAGCTTCTGTTTTTCTTCTCCTTAGCTGTTGGTTATTAATTATTTCGTTCTTAGGTAAGTGAGTAGCCATCGTCATGCTGCCACCGTATCTAACGTAATAGTTCTTGAGCTGCTACCGAGCGTTTGCATAAATAACTGTATCAAAACCTTATTGGCATCTTTATCAGGATTGTTAACGACTAAACAGCCTCGCTCTGTATCAATGTACGCCTCAACCACTGTAGTTATCGTTGGTGCCCGAGGAAGCAACCCGGTTTTAATTTCCTGCTTCAATGTTTCAACCTGCTGTTTTGATAGCCGTTCGCCAGTCAAATCTTTGTGATCTTCAACCGCTTCAACGACATGTTTCTTTAAAACAGCTGGCGATAATATTTTTTTCTCTAATTTAACCCTGAACAATGCTTGTTTTTTACGAGTAATTAAATAATCGCCTTTTTTAACTGGTACAAACCCATAGCTTAGTTCTTCATGTTTACCGCAGGGTTTAAACGCTGCTTCTCCAAACCCACCCAATAACATTTCCACTACATAATCAGCATTGGCTTTTAGCTGATATACAGCTGTGTCTTCATACATAGCTCGTCTCCTTTTGCATTATTGTCTAACGGCAAATACTCTGGCCGTCTTCCAGTCCGTTGTACTATGCGGACTTGCCGGGGTTTATCAGGGTTATCATTCACTACAATCGGCACACTATTTACGACAAATACAGCCAACAACATCATCACCAGAGGTGAAACATTGAGTGTGACGATTTTTAGCCGGATTAACTCGGCTACCAGGTGCGCTCGATTAGCAGTTTTCAGCTTGTAATGTACGTTTTTTATTCTGTTGCTAACTGTGCCAGGCTCTACACCTTGTTCGCGGGCGATTATTTTGTCAGTTTTGCCAGACAGTAAGCCTAAGCAATACTCTGTT
Protein-coding regions in this window:
- the rdgC gene encoding recombination-associated protein RdgC, which codes for MYEDTAVYQLKANADYVVEMLLGGFGEAAFKPCGKHEELSYGFVPVKKGDYLITRKKQALFRVKLEKKILSPAVLKKHVVEAVEDHKDLTGERLSKQQVETLKQEIKTGLLPRAPTITTVVEAYIDTERGCLVVNNPDKDANKVLIQLFMQTLGSSSRTITLDTVAA
- a CDS encoding helix-turn-helix transcriptional regulator; translated protein: MITTDGHWQAHLDNPHLAPRETEYCLGLLSGKTDKIIAREQGVEPGTVSNRIKNVHYKLKTANRAHLVAELIRLKIVTLNVSPLVMMLLAVFVVNSVPIVVNDNPDKPRQVRIVQRTGRRPEYLPLDNNAKGDELCMKTQLYIS